The genomic window CCAGGACGTTGAGATCGTGGTTTGGCGTGACGGCGAAGAAGAAACGCTGAATGCCACCATAGCCGAACAGACTGAAGAGAGTATGGCGGCCTTTGGTGGATCCCGCAGTCAGCCAGGCAGTGATGATGACATGGAGCGCAGTCTCGACCGCTTAGGTGCGTCGCTCTCCAGCCTGGACAAGGAAACCAGGAACCGTCTCGGCCTTCCGGAAGATATGTCCGGTGTGGTGGTGACCGATGTTGATCCTGACGGTCGTGCTGCTGCCCAAGGGCTCGCTCCAGGAGATGTCATCGAGCAGGTGGATGGGCAGGAAGTCGCCAGCCCGAATGATGTGGCGGAACGTCTGGAACAAGCAGAACGTGATGGCAAGAAGACCGTGGTCCTGCTTGTCGAGCGTGAAGGCAGCCCGCTGTTCCTTGGATTCCGTCTGGGCGACGCCTGACAGCCGCGGTCTCTCCTTCACCGCGGTTCTTCTGCCGAAGTCGGTTTCTCCCCTGGACCGGCTTCGGCCTACCTCGACGGCGCGCCGGATCTTTCATCCTGGCGCGTCGTCGCTTTATACTCCCGTCAAACAACTTCACGATGAATACATTCGGAAAGGATGGTTTCGGTGCGTGTGCTGATCGTTGAGGATGATGACAAGACGGCCGACTACATGACCAAAGGCCTGACGGAAAGCGGCCATATCGTGGACCGGGCGGCAGATGGGCATGAGGGCCTTTTTCTTGGAAGCGAGGGCAGTCACGACCTGATTATCCTGGATCGCATGCTTCCGAAACTCGATGGCCTGGCCGTACTACAAGCTTTGAGATCCAGCGGCAGTTCCACGCCTGTCCTTATTCTCAGTGCGCTGGCCCAGGTGGATGATCGTGTTGCGGGATTGCGCGCTGGTGGCGATGATTATCTAACCAAGCCCTTTGCCTATTCAGAGCTGCAGGCTCGGGCGGAAGCCCTCGTTCGACGCAACAATGCACCGGCAGTCGAAACCAAGCTGCAAGTCGGCGATCTGGAGATGGATCTGCTTTCCCGACGGGTTGAACGTGACGGGAAAGCCATTGAGTTGCAGCCTCGTGAATTCAGGCTTCTGGAATACCTTTTGCGTCACGCAGGACAAACGGTGACACGCACCATGTTACTCGAAGGGGTTTGGGACTATCATTTCGATCCACAGACCAATGTCATAGACGTGCATATAAGCCGCTTGCGTCAGAAGATCGACAAGGGTTTCGACAAACAACTCCTGCACACAGTGCGGGGCGCAGGGTACATGCTTCGTGCAGATACTTAGAATCTCAAACAGCGCGACCTTTCGGTTTGCCCTGGCCTATGTCGGGCTCTTTGGTGTGTCGGTGCTGTTGCTGTTCGGATTCATCTACTGGTCCACGATCACCTTGATCGAAGGGCAGGTGGCACAGACTGTGGCTGCCGAAATCACGGGTCTGGAAGAACGCTATCGCAACGAAGGCATCAACGGCCTTGAAAAGGCGATCGCACAGCGCAGCGGCCGGGGCGGAGAACACGAGAGTGTTTATCTGCTGACGGACCAGAATTTTCAGCCTGTTTCCGGAAACCTCAGAAACTGGCCGGAGTCGGCAATAGCAGATGGCCGCTGGACGGTTTTGCCACTGTATCACCGCGAACGCGGCGATGAACCGATCCTTGTTGGCTCGCGCAGTTTCCAGCTACCCAATGGTTACCGTCTGCTGGTGGGACGCGATATGTCAGCGCGTGCCAACTTCCAGCAGAACCTTCAGGAAGCCCTGGCCTGGGGGCTGGGTGTAACCCTTGCGCTCGGCCTTGGTGGGGGGTGGATATTCGGACGTAATGTTCTACGCCGTGTCGATGCAGTGGCCGAAACCAGTCGGCGCATCATGGATGGCGACTTGAGTCAGAGGGTGCCGAGAGAGGGCAGCAATGACGAATTTGACCGCCTGGCTGGCAACCTGAACCGCATGCTGGAACGGATCGAGGCCCTGATGACCGGCATGCGGCTTGTTTCCGACAGTCTGGCGCATGACTTGCGCAGTCCTCTGACCCATTTGAAGGGCCGTATAGAGTTGACCCTGATCGGACCGCCGGATGTGGAGGACTATCGCCAGACCTTGGAACAGGCTCTGTCAGAGATCGATACCATCCAGGCAACCTTCAACGCTCTCCTGGCGATTGCCGAAGCGGAATCGGGTGTCAGTCGAACGCGGCTGGAGATATTGGATCTGGCCGAGGTGTTACGTGACGTACAGGAACTCTATGACCCCTTGGCTGAAGACAAGGGGGTCTCCTTAAAGGCCGATCTGGAAAGCCCGGCTTACGTAACCGGACATCGTCAGCTCCTTGCCCAGGCACTGGCCAATCTTCTGGACAATGCCATCAAGTACAGTCCTCAGGATAGCCGGATCAGTCTGCAGCTGTTGGCTCAGGATAGCCAGGTCACACTGACAGTTGCCGATGAAGGGGCGGGAATCCCGGAAGCCGACAGGGGACGCGTGCTCGAACGCTTTGTGCGTTTGGATACGGCAAGAAGCGAACCGGGGAGCGGGCTTGGCCTCAGCCTGGTTTCTGCCGTTTCGCGCCTGCACGAATCCGATCTGTTCCTTGAAGACAACAATCCGGGGCTCAAAGTGCGTTGGGTTTTTCAAGAAGCAGAGGAGTTTGATGTCCCAGAAGAGTCACAAGCTGAAATTACAAGTGGAAAGTAGGAATATACCATTTATTTGTAATGATGCTCCGGGGACTTGAAGCGCCTCGTGAGAGATCCCACATCAAAAACACGGCAAAAGGTCGCCTAAAGGGACTTTTTGCCGGGTAGTGGCCCATAGGGGCATTCAATATCTGTATCGCTCAAAAGGAGGGTATGGTTATGCGTAGTTTGGATTTTTCACCAATGCTCCGTGCAACTGTCGGGTTCGACCGCATGATGGATCTGATGGACAACGTTTCCCGTTACGAAGAAACGCCGAGCTATCCACCTTACAACATCGAAAAGCGCGGCGAAGATGACTATCGAATCACGATGGCTGTGGCCGGGTTCTCGAATGAGGATCTGAGCATCACGGTTCAAGAGAACGCGCTTGTTGTTGAAGGCAGGAAGGATAAGGACGGCGAAGAGCAGGAAGGAAGCTACCTGCATCGCGGGATTGCCGAGCGTGCTTTCCAGAGGTCCTTCCGTCTGGCGGATCATATCAAGGTTACGGGAGCAAATCTCGAAAACGGCCTGTTGCACATTGATCTCGTCAGAGAAATTCCAGAGGCGATGAAGCCGAGGACCATTCGGATCGAGTCCTCCGATTCAAGCAAGGGCCAGAAAACGATAGAAGGCCAAAGTGAAAACAAGGTTGCCAGCAAAGCAGCCTGATTTTCGACGGTTATAAGACCTAGGCTGAGTGGCCGGACAGGGATATCCTTGTCCGGCCTTTCATTTGCATGGATAGGCCGTATCAATTGCTGCTTTAACACAACCAAAAATTGCCATTCCCATCCTTGTTGTTTGACAAGAAAACATAAAAATTCTCTGTAAAAACAGAGAGATTGCTTCCTGCAAAAAGATCGTGCTAGCGTTTGAACAGCTCACGTTACCTTTCGGGCTGTGAAAGGGATGGAAGCCGTATAACAAGAAAACGGTAGCACGGTCCGAGACGTGCAAGATCCAAAGAATGGGGAGCAATAGAATGACCACGAAAGACAAGAAGCCTGTTCAGAAACCCGAGCCGCAGGGCGTAACGCGTCGTCGTTTCATGGAAACGGCCGGGACCGTTGGCCTGGGTGCGGCAACGCTTTTTGCTACGCCGGGACTGGCCCGGGCGCAATCGGACTCCGGCCCCATCAAGATTGGTGTCATGGGTCCCTTCACGGGAGCTGCCAGCCGTACGGGTGAAGGCATTCAGAATGGCGCCATGATGGCAGTCGAGGATGCCCGGGAAGAAGGACTTCTTCCCCTGAGCATCGATGGCCAGGAACGTGATATCGAGATCGTTTGGGTGGACAGTGAATCCAATCCCGAGCGTGCTGTTCGCGCCGTCCAGAATGCCGTTGACCGTGAGGGTGTGGAGTTCATGGTTTCCGGCTGGCACTCCTCGGTGGCCATGGCCGTGTCCGAGGCGGAGGCCGGCATGGGGATCGTTCATGTCGGGCATGGTGGTGAGTCCCAGTATATCTGTGAAAAGATCAACGAGGACCCGGCCAAGTACACCCATTGGTACAAGGGCTGGGCATCTCCGCCGATCTTTGCAGGCCTCTATGGCGATCCGCTGCAACACTTCATGGATGAGGGGCTGTGGAAACCGGCCAACAAGAAGGCGGCCGTGGTTGTCGAGGACACCGACTATGGTCGTGGCTGGGGTGATGCGCTCGTAAAGTCTCTTGAGCGTATCGGCTTCGATGTCTTGCCCTATGACGTCATTCCGCTGGACGAGACCGAGTTTTCCTCGCTGCTGACGAAATACCGTGCTCAGGGCGTCTCCGTGGTCGGTATGACCGTGACTGGAAATGTCAGTGCTTCCAACTTCGTCAAGCAGTTCCGGGATCAGCAAATTCCCGCACTTCTGATTGGTCACGGCCTGACTTGGTTCAGCGAGTGGCATGAATTGACGGGCGATGCCTCGGATTTTGTAGTGACCATGGATTCACCGCGTGTCATTTCGCCGTATCAACAGGAGTGGGTGGACCGTTATCGCGAGAAGTATGACGAAGAGCCGTCCCTGGCACCTGCAGGACAGCAGGGTTATGACTACATGACCGCTGGTCTCAAGGTGCTTCAGAGTGCCGGTACACTCGACTTCGATGCCTTGGTTGAAAGTGCCCGGGAAATCGACCATCAGGGTGTCTGGCAGCGCATCAACTTTGCCGATGAAGCGGGAGAAAACGCTCTTTGCCCGGGCGAAGTCCAGGTGGGCGGTTTCGAGGAAGGCTTCTTCTTCCCGCTTGTCCAGCTCAAGGACGGTGAGGCCAAGATTCTCTGGCCACTTGAGCATGCCCAGGGTGAATTCGAAGCCCCGCCTTGGCTCTGATTTGCAGAAACGTTGCCGGGACAGGTCTTTCGATCTGTCCCGGCATTCTGCCTTAATTATCTCAATTGATTTCCTTTCACAGCAAGGAAAGCTGCGCGCATGAGTCTGCTCGAAGTTCGCGGGCTTAAGAAGCAATTCGATGGCCTGGTCGTTCTGGACGGCGTCGACGCTGACGTCGAGGAAGGCAAGATTCAGGGGATGATGGGCCCAAACGGGGCCGGGAAGTCGACCCTGTTCAACGTGATCAACGGAATCTATTCGGCGGATGGTGGGACTGTCCGTTTTAAAGGCCGTGATATCACGAACAAGCCGGTACACCGAATTGCCACCATGGGAATTGGGCGCACCTTTCAAGTTGCACGCGTTTTTGACGAGATGACGGTGCTTCAGAATATGCTGGTGCCGACAGTTCCGATGTCGATAACCCGTGCAGATGCCATTCGGCGTGCTGAAGAATTACTGGAAATGGCCACCCTCGACAGGGTGAAGGATAATCCGGCAATTGAGATCTCGGGAGGGCAGAAGAAGCTTCTGGAATTCATGCGCACGATGATGACGGATCCTTCCCTGATCCTTCTGGATGAACCATTCAATGGCATCAATCCTGCCTTGATCGAAGTCCTTATCGGCATTGTCCGCAGGCTGAATGACCAGGGGAAAACGTTCCTTCTGATCAGCCATGAAATGCCGCATGTGAGTGAACTCTGCGACACTGTTGCTGTGCTGGCCGCAGGCGGGAACGTGGCGCGTGGCACCCCGAGTGAGGTGCGCGAGAATCCAACCGTGATCGAAGCCTACCTGGGGCACTAGAAATGAGCCTGGAAGTCTCTGATGTCGTAGCCGGTTACACGCGTGAAGTTCCCATTCTCAACGGTCTCAATCTGACGGCCGAGGATGGTCGCGTAACCGTGATCATCGGCCCAAACGGGGCTGGTAAATCCACACTTTTGAAAACGATATACGGTTACCTGAAGCCAGAGCGCGGTACGGTTACGCATGATGGTGAATCCATCGTGGGGTATTCGCCCAAGGATATGCTGCGCAAGGGAATCGCCTACCTGATCCAGGGCCACAGCATCTTTCCGCGCATGACTGTCGAGGAAAACCTGGAGCTCGGTGGCTGGATCATGGGGTCGGACAGTGAGCGCAAGCAAGCACTGGAGCGTATCTATGATCGCTATCCGCGCCTCAAGGAGAAGCGGCGCCTGTCCGCCGGTATACTCTCCGGCGGTGAACAGAGAATTCTAGAGATTGCCCGTCTGACCATGACCGGCCCACGGACACTGCTTCTGGATGAACCTTCAGTGGGCTTGATGCCGAAGCTGGTAAACGAGGTTTATGAAGAAATTTCAAGGCTGAAGGATGAAAAATATACCATCCTGATTGTCGATCAGAACGTGAAGAAATCGATTTCCATAGCGGACTATGTCTATGCGCTGGCGCTGGGGGAGAATCGGCATGAGGGCGTCAAGGAAGAGTTCGTGGAGCGACTGGATGAGATTGTGAAGGAGTGGATCTGATGGAGCTCAGCCTTTTACTCGATCCCGGCATACTGGCCCAGGTCCTGGCTCAGGGTTTTGTGCGCGGTTCGATGTATGCGCTGATGGCTGCCGGCCTGTCACTCATCTTCGGCATCATGGGCGTGAAGAACTTCTCTCACGGCGAGTTCTTCATGATCGGCGCCTATGTCATGTTCTTCGTGACCGGTGTCATGGGTTTGCCTTGGCCAATGGGGGTTGCTGCCGCCGCAGTGGTCCTCTTCGGGTTCGGGGTGCTCATCGAGCGCACCCTCATTGCGACTTTGCGTAAACGGGCCGGGCGTGACTGGCTGCTGGATGCTTTCGTCCTGACCATCGGAATGCTGGTGGTGATGCAGAATCTGGCGCTTATTCTGTTTGGTACGGAGCGGCGTGGTGTAGGTGGACTTGTTGACGGTACCTTCGTCTATGGACCGATCATCATTACCTATGAGCGCATGATGATCGTTGCCGTCGCTGTAGCGGTCGGCTTGGCGCTCTGGTCCTTCATTCGTTACAGCGACCTTGGCAAGGCGATCCGTGCAACCTCCCAGGATCCGGGAGCCGCCCAGACCCTGGGCATCGATATCCAGCGCATCTATACCTACACCTTCGGTATTGGCGCGGCACTTGCCGGACTGTCCGGTGGTCTGTTGATCTCACTCTTTCCCGCACATCCGACCGTCGGTTTCTATCCGGTCATCAAGTCCATTGCCTGCGTCATATTGGGCGGGCTCGGCAACATATCCGGCGCGATCATTGCGGCAATGTTGCTCGGCGTGGTCGAGGCCTATTCCGCCTTCTTCATGACCGGCGGCTGGCAGAACGTGATGACTGCGGTCCTAGTGATCGTGATCCTGATTGTTCGCCCCAGTGGACTGTTCTCTTCAAGCAAGGTGGAAAGAGCATGACCAACGCGACTGTGATGACAGCTGGCTTGGGTGTCTGGCACAGCCACGGGGCACATATTCTCAAGATCGTGGTACTGCTGGCACTGCTGATCTTCGCACCCACCCTGATCGACAATGATTATCTGACCCGCATCTTCATCTCGGCCGTGATGATGGGGCTGATGGCAGCGATCTTCGATCTCATGATCGGGTATGCAGGTCTGATCAATTTTGGCTATGCCGGATTTCTTGCGATCGGTGCCTATACCTCAGCCCTCGGCTCTTTCCATTACGGTATATCACCTTGGTTGGGTCTTTTGACAGGCGGGCTTATGACCGCTTTCATCGGTTTTCTTGCCGGTGTTATCACGCTGAGGCTTCGGGGTCTCTATGTTGCGCTTATGACCTTCTTCGTAGGCGAGGCGATCCGTTTCACGATCTCCAACACACCGGATTTCACACGTGGGATGCTGGGGCTGTCCGTGCCGCCTTTCCCGGATATACTGGGAATCGATTTCAGCCGTGGTGATCTGCTGAATTACTACTATCTGGTTCTCGTACTGGGCGCCATCATCATGGGATTGATGTGGTGGCTGGTGAAATCGCGTTTCGGCCTGGCTTTCGAGGCGCTGCGAGAAGACCAGCTAGCCAGCCAGAGCATGGGACTAAACACCACCAAGTACAAGCTGTACAACTTCACGATTGCCAGCTTCTTTGCCGGTGTCATGGGGGCATACTATGCCCATTACATAAGCATTCTGTCCCCGACTCCGGAAGAATTCGGCGTTTATCGAACAGTAGAAATCCTGACGATCACCTACGTGGGCGGTCGAGGCACGCTTTGGGGCTCGATCTTTGCGGCCTTCCTGTTGATCGGTTTCCAGGAGTATTTCCGCGGGCTTGGCCCCTGGAGGTTGGTCATCTTCGGCGCGCTTCTGATTTTCGTGATGCTGTTTGCGCGCAAGGGGTTGTCCGGACTGAAGAAGTATTTCTGGTAATGCGTTCACGATGGAGCAGGCTACAAGTCCTGCTCCATCGCGCTACTTGTCTCTCAACGCCTTGCAGCTTCCGATCGAGACTGGCTTGACAGCCTCCGGAACATAAAGGGTGTTTCTCTGCTTACGGAATGGTAACCCTTGAAGGGCAATGATTGGGTGTTCTCTATAGAACTCCCGCTAACAGGGACCTGAAAGGGGCAGTATGCTCTATCGGTTATACGAATTTCAGCAGACGGCGCTTCTGCCGTGGCGACTGGCAGGTGAAGTGACCCGCGAGTTGCTCAGCAATCCCTTCCTGCCGGCATCTTACACGCATGCGGGCAAGTCGATGGTGGCAGGACTGGAAATATTTGATGACGCCGTCCGGCAGCGGCCGCGGCCGGATTGGCGCATCGAGAGCGTTACAGTCGAAGGCCAAAAGCATAGGGTACATCGTGAGTGCATCCTGGACCGTCCATTCTGCCACTTGCAGCGTTTCCGTCGCGAAGACGCTGATGATGGCGAATTGCCAAAGGTCCTGCTGGTCGCGCCCTTATCCGGGCACTATGCCACTTTGTTGAGGGGCACCGTCCAGGCGCTGGTTGCTGATCATGAGGTCTACGTCACCGATTGGCGTGATGCCCGTGAAGTGCCGCTGGATGCAGGTGACTTCGGCTTCGATGACTACCTTGACGAACTGATGGGGTTCATGAGGCACTTGGGCCGTGACAATCACGTGATCGCGGTTTGCCAGCCGGCGCCTTTGGTGCTGGCGGCGGTGGCCGTGATGGCAGCCCAGAACGATCCTGCTCAGCCACGGACCATGACCTTGATGGGCGGTCCCGTCGATACACGGGCAGAGCCCACGCAGGTGACACGCTTTGCAGAATCAAAGTCGCTGTCGTGGTTCGAGCGGACCCTGGTTACCGAAGTACCGTCTTACTATCCCGGGGCAGGGCGTCTGGTTTATCCCGGATTCATGCAGTTGAGTGGTTTCATCTCGATGAATCCCTCCCGCCATTTTGATGCACACCTCCAGATGTTCCGCCACCTGGTCCGCGGAGATGGAGACTCGGCCGCTGCACATCGTGCCTTCTACGACGAGTATCAGGCTGTGATGGACACGCCTGGCCGATACTATCTGGAAACAGTCGATCAAATCTTCCAGCGTCATCTTCTGCCCAAGGGGGAACTGGAATGGCAGGGACAGAAGGTCAATCCGGGGAAGATCCACAAGACAGCGCTTCTAACCGTGGAAGGCGAGCTGGATGATATA from Fodinicurvata sediminis DSM 21159 includes these protein-coding regions:
- a CDS encoding winged helix-turn-helix domain-containing protein, encoding MRVLIVEDDDKTADYMTKGLTESGHIVDRAADGHEGLFLGSEGSHDLIILDRMLPKLDGLAVLQALRSSGSSTPVLILSALAQVDDRVAGLRAGGDDYLTKPFAYSELQARAEALVRRNNAPAVETKLQVGDLEMDLLSRRVERDGKAIELQPREFRLLEYLLRHAGQTVTRTMLLEGVWDYHFDPQTNVIDVHISRLRQKIDKGFDKQLLHTVRGAGYMLRADT
- a CDS encoding sensor histidine kinase; this encodes MQILRISNSATFRFALAYVGLFGVSVLLLFGFIYWSTITLIEGQVAQTVAAEITGLEERYRNEGINGLEKAIAQRSGRGGEHESVYLLTDQNFQPVSGNLRNWPESAIADGRWTVLPLYHRERGDEPILVGSRSFQLPNGYRLLVGRDMSARANFQQNLQEALAWGLGVTLALGLGGGWIFGRNVLRRVDAVAETSRRIMDGDLSQRVPREGSNDEFDRLAGNLNRMLERIEALMTGMRLVSDSLAHDLRSPLTHLKGRIELTLIGPPDVEDYRQTLEQALSEIDTIQATFNALLAIAEAESGVSRTRLEILDLAEVLRDVQELYDPLAEDKGVSLKADLESPAYVTGHRQLLAQALANLLDNAIKYSPQDSRISLQLLAQDSQVTLTVADEGAGIPEADRGRVLERFVRLDTARSEPGSGLGLSLVSAVSRLHESDLFLEDNNPGLKVRWVFQEAEEFDVPEESQAEITSGK
- a CDS encoding Hsp20 family protein, whose amino-acid sequence is MVMRSLDFSPMLRATVGFDRMMDLMDNVSRYEETPSYPPYNIEKRGEDDYRITMAVAGFSNEDLSITVQENALVVEGRKDKDGEEQEGSYLHRGIAERAFQRSFRLADHIKVTGANLENGLLHIDLVREIPEAMKPRTIRIESSDSSKGQKTIEGQSENKVASKAA
- a CDS encoding ABC transporter substrate-binding protein, whose translation is MTTKDKKPVQKPEPQGVTRRRFMETAGTVGLGAATLFATPGLARAQSDSGPIKIGVMGPFTGAASRTGEGIQNGAMMAVEDAREEGLLPLSIDGQERDIEIVWVDSESNPERAVRAVQNAVDREGVEFMVSGWHSSVAMAVSEAEAGMGIVHVGHGGESQYICEKINEDPAKYTHWYKGWASPPIFAGLYGDPLQHFMDEGLWKPANKKAAVVVEDTDYGRGWGDALVKSLERIGFDVLPYDVIPLDETEFSSLLTKYRAQGVSVVGMTVTGNVSASNFVKQFRDQQIPALLIGHGLTWFSEWHELTGDASDFVVTMDSPRVISPYQQEWVDRYREKYDEEPSLAPAGQQGYDYMTAGLKVLQSAGTLDFDALVESAREIDHQGVWQRINFADEAGENALCPGEVQVGGFEEGFFFPLVQLKDGEAKILWPLEHAQGEFEAPPWL
- a CDS encoding ABC transporter ATP-binding protein, with the protein product MSLLEVRGLKKQFDGLVVLDGVDADVEEGKIQGMMGPNGAGKSTLFNVINGIYSADGGTVRFKGRDITNKPVHRIATMGIGRTFQVARVFDEMTVLQNMLVPTVPMSITRADAIRRAEELLEMATLDRVKDNPAIEISGGQKKLLEFMRTMMTDPSLILLDEPFNGINPALIEVLIGIVRRLNDQGKTFLLISHEMPHVSELCDTVAVLAAGGNVARGTPSEVRENPTVIEAYLGH
- a CDS encoding ABC transporter ATP-binding protein, with translation MSLEVSDVVAGYTREVPILNGLNLTAEDGRVTVIIGPNGAGKSTLLKTIYGYLKPERGTVTHDGESIVGYSPKDMLRKGIAYLIQGHSIFPRMTVEENLELGGWIMGSDSERKQALERIYDRYPRLKEKRRLSAGILSGGEQRILEIARLTMTGPRTLLLDEPSVGLMPKLVNEVYEEISRLKDEKYTILIVDQNVKKSISIADYVYALALGENRHEGVKEEFVERLDEIVKEWI
- a CDS encoding branched-chain amino acid ABC transporter permease gives rise to the protein MELSLLLDPGILAQVLAQGFVRGSMYALMAAGLSLIFGIMGVKNFSHGEFFMIGAYVMFFVTGVMGLPWPMGVAAAAVVLFGFGVLIERTLIATLRKRAGRDWLLDAFVLTIGMLVVMQNLALILFGTERRGVGGLVDGTFVYGPIIITYERMMIVAVAVAVGLALWSFIRYSDLGKAIRATSQDPGAAQTLGIDIQRIYTYTFGIGAALAGLSGGLLISLFPAHPTVGFYPVIKSIACVILGGLGNISGAIIAAMLLGVVEAYSAFFMTGGWQNVMTAVLVIVILIVRPSGLFSSSKVERA
- a CDS encoding branched-chain amino acid ABC transporter permease — protein: MTNATVMTAGLGVWHSHGAHILKIVVLLALLIFAPTLIDNDYLTRIFISAVMMGLMAAIFDLMIGYAGLINFGYAGFLAIGAYTSALGSFHYGISPWLGLLTGGLMTAFIGFLAGVITLRLRGLYVALMTFFVGEAIRFTISNTPDFTRGMLGLSVPPFPDILGIDFSRGDLLNYYYLVLVLGAIIMGLMWWLVKSRFGLAFEALREDQLASQSMGLNTTKYKLYNFTIASFFAGVMGAYYAHYISILSPTPEEFGVYRTVEILTITYVGGRGTLWGSIFAAFLLIGFQEYFRGLGPWRLVIFGALLIFVMLFARKGLSGLKKYFW
- a CDS encoding polyhydroxyalkanoate depolymerase, encoding MLYRLYEFQQTALLPWRLAGEVTRELLSNPFLPASYTHAGKSMVAGLEIFDDAVRQRPRPDWRIESVTVEGQKHRVHRECILDRPFCHLQRFRREDADDGELPKVLLVAPLSGHYATLLRGTVQALVADHEVYVTDWRDAREVPLDAGDFGFDDYLDELMGFMRHLGRDNHVIAVCQPAPLVLAAVAVMAAQNDPAQPRTMTLMGGPVDTRAEPTQVTRFAESKSLSWFERTLVTEVPSYYPGAGRLVYPGFMQLSGFISMNPSRHFDAHLQMFRHLVRGDGDSAAAHRAFYDEYQAVMDTPGRYYLETVDQIFQRHLLPKGELEWQGQKVNPGKIHKTALLTVEGELDDISAPGQTLAAHDLCTSLPAEQQETYMQKGVGHYGIFNGRRWREQIKPRIADFIRRHASD